The following coding sequences are from one Aeromicrobium duanguangcaii window:
- a CDS encoding condensation domain-containing protein — translation MHPHRLTLVPPGDVHLWVPRSSTMRAFATTAPDPRPVTPDQERRLQVASVPRRPEDEVNPWIGMRATLHGADFVSFAGTLRRFCARHESLRCMFVRRDDDTFERRIVEPELIGFQPRHLGHYADRGEAFDVIMAELDDRTGPLSWPAATVLTVTEENGDITVFAAFDHVTFDGYSAYLTIGELKQHLEAELNHAPLPAPVGSYVDFAVEQRAVQGSITAESPALEPWRRAADATGNLPGLPRATGVRRGDELRHRLRFPTFAGPKLSEAFRLWCDQQRAPQPLAYTAVLLRAMVAEEDDDRITVLMSTHNRNRPEWHKAIGWFSGVVPITVDLGPELPLTEAIARCAKAWMFGKTAETVPLPLANRLLGTSMRPATVLSFMDSRHVPGREDWEEMDSTVFLGEVEPSDEMHIYINAMPYGTELAHRAPDTPPCTEWLDRVMGRMRDQMVAVTRQVNDPMEALA, via the coding sequence ATGCATCCCCACCGTCTGACACTCGTCCCCCCGGGCGATGTCCACCTGTGGGTGCCGCGGTCCTCGACCATGCGCGCCTTCGCGACGACCGCGCCCGATCCCCGCCCCGTCACCCCCGACCAGGAGCGCCGCCTCCAGGTCGCGAGCGTGCCGCGCCGGCCCGAGGACGAGGTCAACCCGTGGATCGGCATGCGCGCCACGCTGCACGGCGCCGACTTCGTCTCCTTCGCCGGCACGCTGCGCCGGTTCTGCGCCCGCCACGAGAGCCTGCGCTGCATGTTCGTGCGCCGCGACGACGACACCTTCGAGCGTCGCATCGTCGAGCCCGAGCTGATCGGCTTCCAGCCGCGCCACCTCGGCCACTACGCCGACCGCGGCGAGGCCTTCGACGTGATCATGGCCGAGCTGGACGACCGGACCGGCCCGCTGTCGTGGCCGGCCGCCACGGTTTTGACCGTCACCGAGGAGAACGGCGACATCACGGTCTTCGCCGCCTTCGACCACGTGACCTTCGACGGCTACAGCGCCTACCTGACGATCGGCGAGCTGAAGCAGCACCTCGAGGCCGAGCTGAACCATGCCCCGCTGCCCGCGCCCGTCGGCAGCTACGTCGACTTCGCGGTCGAGCAGCGCGCCGTCCAAGGCTCGATCACCGCCGAGAGCCCTGCCCTCGAGCCGTGGCGGCGAGCCGCCGACGCGACCGGCAACCTGCCCGGGCTGCCCCGCGCCACCGGCGTGCGCCGCGGCGACGAGCTGCGCCACCGGCTGCGGTTCCCCACCTTCGCCGGGCCCAAGCTCAGCGAGGCCTTCCGGCTGTGGTGCGACCAGCAGCGCGCGCCCCAGCCGCTGGCGTACACCGCGGTGCTGCTGCGCGCGATGGTCGCCGAGGAGGACGACGACCGGATCACGGTCCTGATGTCCACGCACAACCGCAACCGCCCCGAATGGCACAAGGCGATCGGCTGGTTCTCCGGGGTCGTTCCGATCACCGTCGACCTCGGTCCCGAGCTGCCCCTGACCGAGGCCATCGCGCGCTGCGCCAAGGCGTGGATGTTCGGCAAGACCGCCGAGACCGTCCCCCTCCCCCTGGCCAACCGGCTCCTGGGCACCTCGATGCGTCCGGCCACCGTCCTGTCGTTCATGGACTCGCGCCACGTCCCGGGCCGCGAGGATTGGGAGGAGATGGACTCGACCGTCTTCCTCGGCGAGGTCGAGCCCAGCGACGAGATGCACATCTACATCAACGCCATGCCCTACGGCACCGAGCTGGCTCACCGCGCGCCCGACACCCCGCCGTGCACCGAGTGGCTCGACCGCGTGATGGGCCGCATGCGCGACCAGATGGTCGCGGTGACGCGCCAGGTGAACGACCCCATGGAGGCACTGGCATGA
- a CDS encoding adenylosuccinate synthase — protein MPAVVIVGAQWGDEGKGKATDLLGSRVDYVVKFNGGNNAGHTVVIGDEKYALHLLPSGILSPGCVPVIGNGVVIDLDVLFQEIDGLNARGIDTSRLLVSANAHVIADYNRTLDKVNERFLGSRKIGTTGRGIGPTYADKMNRLGIRIQDLFDEKILRAKVEGALDLKNQILTKIYNRRAVDVDEIVESLLSHVDRLRPMVADTTLVLEQALKADKTVLLEAGQATLLDVDHGTYPFVTSSSATTGGACTGSGIPPTRVTRVIGIVKAYATRVGEGPFPTELFDEDGERLRINGGEFGTTTGRPRRCGWYDAPVARYAARINGVTDFVLTKLDVLTGWDRIPVCVAYDVDGERVDEMPMTQTGFHHAKPIYEYFPGWTEDISGAREFSDLPANAQAYVRAVEAISGARISTVGVGPDREQTIVLHDLL, from the coding sequence ATGCCCGCAGTCGTGATCGTCGGAGCTCAGTGGGGTGACGAGGGCAAGGGCAAGGCGACCGACCTCTTGGGCAGTCGCGTCGACTACGTCGTGAAGTTCAACGGCGGCAACAACGCCGGCCACACGGTGGTCATCGGCGACGAGAAGTACGCGCTGCACCTGCTGCCCAGCGGCATCCTCTCGCCCGGCTGCGTCCCCGTCATCGGCAACGGCGTCGTGATCGACCTCGACGTCCTGTTCCAGGAGATCGACGGGCTGAACGCGCGGGGCATCGACACCTCGCGGCTGCTGGTCAGCGCCAACGCGCACGTGATCGCCGACTACAACCGCACCTTGGACAAGGTCAACGAGCGCTTCCTGGGCAGCCGCAAGATCGGCACCACCGGCCGCGGCATCGGCCCGACCTACGCCGACAAGATGAACCGGCTGGGCATCCGCATCCAGGACCTGTTCGACGAGAAGATCCTGCGCGCCAAGGTCGAGGGCGCCCTCGACCTCAAGAACCAGATCCTCACCAAGATCTACAACCGCCGCGCGGTCGACGTCGACGAGATCGTCGAGTCGCTGCTCAGCCACGTCGACCGGCTCCGCCCGATGGTCGCGGACACGACGCTGGTGCTGGAGCAGGCGCTCAAGGCCGACAAGACCGTCCTGCTGGAGGCCGGCCAGGCCACGCTGCTCGACGTCGACCACGGCACCTACCCGTTCGTGACCAGCTCGTCGGCCACCACCGGCGGCGCCTGCACCGGCTCCGGCATCCCGCCCACGCGCGTCACGCGCGTCATCGGCATCGTCAAGGCCTACGCCACGCGCGTCGGTGAGGGCCCGTTCCCGACCGAGCTCTTCGACGAGGACGGCGAGCGCCTGCGCATCAACGGCGGCGAGTTCGGCACCACGACCGGCCGCCCGCGGCGCTGCGGCTGGTACGACGCGCCGGTCGCCCGGTACGCGGCCCGGATCAACGGCGTCACCGACTTCGTCCTGACCAAGCTCGACGTCCTGACGGGCTGGGACCGGATCCCGGTCTGCGTCGCCTACGACGTCGACGGCGAGCGGGTCGACGAGATGCCGATGACCCAGACCGGCTTCCACCACGCGAAGCCGATCTACGAGTACTTCCCGGGCTGGACCGAGGACATCAGCGGCGCCCGTGAGTTCTCGGACCTGCCGGCCAACGCCCAGGCGTACGTCCGGGCCGTCGAGGCGATCAGCGGCGCCCGGATCAGCACCGTCGGTGTCGGCCCGGACCGCGAGCAGACGATCGTCCTGCACGACCTGCTCTGA
- the purD gene encoding phosphoribosylamine--glycine ligase — MKVLVIGTGGREHALALALSRDSQVTEVHAAPGNPGMAKVASLHPVDPLDGAAVADLASRIGADLVVVGPEAPLVAGVADAVREVGIACFGPSAEAAQLEGSKAFAKQIMAAADVPTALARVCETPEQVADALDAFGAPYVVKDDALAAGKGVVVTEDRQVAFDHGVSCDRVVIEEYLDGPEVSLFAITDGSTVLPLQPAQDFKRALDDDEGPNTGGMGAYTPLDWAPEGLVAEVSRRVLVPTVQEMAARGTPFQGLLYAGLALTGRGTRVVEFNARFGDPETQALLSLLKTSLAALLYGAATQTLAEVGLPQWHDGAAVTVVIASEGYPEAPVTGDRIEGVEEADALEGVDVIHAGTKMDEDGNLVTAGGRVLSVTAVGADLQEARERAYAGVGLISIRGAHHRSDIARDVPR; from the coding sequence GTGAAGGTTCTCGTCATCGGCACCGGCGGCCGTGAGCACGCCCTGGCCCTGGCCCTGTCCCGCGACTCCCAGGTCACCGAGGTGCACGCGGCGCCGGGCAACCCCGGCATGGCGAAAGTCGCCTCGCTGCACCCCGTCGACCCGCTCGACGGAGCGGCCGTCGCCGACCTCGCCTCGCGAATCGGCGCGGACCTCGTCGTCGTGGGCCCGGAGGCCCCGCTCGTGGCCGGCGTCGCCGACGCCGTCCGCGAGGTCGGCATCGCCTGCTTCGGCCCGAGTGCCGAGGCCGCCCAGCTCGAGGGGTCGAAGGCCTTCGCCAAGCAGATCATGGCCGCGGCCGACGTCCCCACGGCGCTCGCGCGGGTGTGCGAGACGCCCGAGCAGGTCGCCGACGCGCTCGACGCGTTCGGGGCGCCCTACGTCGTGAAGGACGATGCCCTGGCCGCGGGCAAGGGTGTCGTCGTCACCGAGGACCGTCAGGTCGCCTTCGACCACGGCGTCTCCTGCGACCGTGTCGTGATCGAGGAGTACCTCGACGGCCCCGAGGTCTCGCTGTTCGCGATCACCGACGGCTCGACGGTGCTGCCGCTGCAGCCCGCCCAGGACTTCAAGCGCGCACTCGACGACGACGAGGGCCCCAACACCGGCGGCATGGGCGCCTACACGCCGCTGGACTGGGCGCCCGAGGGTCTCGTGGCCGAGGTGTCCCGGCGGGTCCTCGTGCCGACGGTCCAGGAGATGGCCGCGCGCGGCACACCCTTCCAGGGCCTGCTCTACGCCGGTCTGGCCCTCACCGGTCGCGGCACCAGAGTGGTCGAGTTCAACGCGCGCTTCGGCGACCCCGAGACCCAGGCGCTGCTGTCGCTGCTGAAGACCTCGCTCGCGGCGCTGCTGTACGGCGCGGCGACCCAGACGCTCGCCGAGGTCGGCCTGCCCCAGTGGCACGACGGAGCCGCCGTGACGGTGGTCATCGCGTCCGAGGGCTACCCCGAGGCGCCCGTCACGGGCGACCGGATCGAGGGGGTCGAGGAGGCCGACGCGCTCGAGGGCGTCGACGTGATCCATGCCGGAACGAAGATGGACGAGGACGGCAATCTCGTGACGGCGGGCGGCCGGGTCCTGTCGGTCACGGCGGTCGGCGCCGACCTTCAGGAGGCGCGCGAACGCGCCTACGCGGGGGTCGGACTCATCTCGATCCGCGGCGCTCACCACCGCAGCGACATCGCCCGCGACGTCCCGCGCTGA